The Musa acuminata AAA Group cultivar baxijiao chromosome BXJ2-2, Cavendish_Baxijiao_AAA, whole genome shotgun sequence genome has a segment encoding these proteins:
- the LOC135605264 gene encoding putative pentatricopeptide repeat-containing protein At1g68930, whose protein sequence is MLTPSARDEYSLSKFIKILAGIRSPKQFQAIHSFITKLGFSRFTVLVSGLIDLALKCGSLDDADKLFDDMPHKDVVAWTSMIIGHARHGQSDNSVSLFRKMLASGTAPNWYTFSGALAACSGVGAEALDYGKQIHAQVLKSSFLGPVDPVVYNGLLDMYSKCQCLLFARRLFCSMTVKGLVAWNSMMSGYLRCGQAEEALELLVLMVAYGMRPADFTYAICVDACTALASIKQGLQLHASIIKSGFDSDLVIRNGLVDMYAKCGCIGSAKLVFEMMPSSDPVLWTTMISAFGKYGCVGEAIMMFEKMVELKIERDGITYLAVLSACSHGGLVGEGWRYFRLMFEEEGAAIAESEHYGCMVDLLCRSGCLEEALSFIEGMPLEPSIAVWSTLLNACRIYGNTKLGKLAACRLFKLDPEFQSNWVILSSIHAAESEWDKTRKLRESMKGENVKKEPGCSWIELGDGVHVFHTADRSLPQVLEILQTLEALNKDLIILHVER, encoded by the coding sequence ATGTTGACACCTTCAGCTCGGGATGAGTACTCCCTCTCCAAGTTCATCAAGATCTTAGCCGGTATCAGATCTCCGAAGCAGTTCCAAGCCATCCATTCCTTCATCACCAAGCTCGGATTCTCTCGCTTTACTGTTCTGGTGAGCGGCTTGATAGATCTCGCCCTCAAATGTGGATCCTTGGACGACGCGGACAAGCTGTTCGACGATATGCCCCACAAGGATGTCGTCGCGTGGACTTCCATGATCATCGGCCACGCACGCCACGGGCAGTCTGACAATTCTGTCTCTTTGTTCCGGAAAATGCTCGCCAGTGGCACGGCACCGAATTGGTACACTTTCTCTGGCGCTTTGGCTGCTTGTTCCGGCGTCGGAGCTGAGGCCCTGGATTACGGTAAGCAAATCCATGCTCAGGTGCTTAAGTCGAGCTTCCTGGGGCCAGTCGATCCCGTTGTTTACAATGGGTTGCTTGACATGTACTCCAAGTGTCAGTGTCTCTTGTTCGCTCGGAGACTATTTTGTTCCATGACAGTCAAAGGCCTTGTTGCTTGGAACTCGATGATGTCTGGTTACCTGCGATGTGGGCAAGCCGAGGAAGCTTTGGAGTTGCTCGTGTTGATGGTCGCTTATGGTATGAGACCCGCTGACTTCACATATGCTATCTGTGTCGACGCGTGCACCGCTCTGGCATCGATCAAGCAGGGACTTCAGCTTCATGCTTCGATCATCAAAAGTGGATTTGATTCAGACTTGGTTATCAGAAACGGTTTGGTGGATATGTATGCAAAGTGCGGTTGTATTGGTTCGGCGAAGCTCGTCTTTGAAATGATGCCTTCAAGCGACCCGGTGCTTTGGACCACCATGATTTCGGCTTTCGGGAAGTATGGATGTGTTGGTGAGGCAATTATGATGTTTGAAAAGATGGTTGAGCTGAAGATCGAACGTGATGGAATCACGTACCTTGCAGTTTTATCTGCCTGCAGCCATGGGGGGCTGGTCGGTGAAGGTTGGCGCTATTTTCGATTGATGTTTGAGGAAGAAGGCGCCGCCATTGCAGAGTCGGAACATTATGGATGCATGGTCGATCTTCTATGCCGAAGTGGCTGCTTGGAGGAAGCTCTCAGTTTCATCGAAGGCATGCCATTAGAGCCAAGCATTGCTGTTTGGAGTACATTGCTGAATGCTTGTCGGATATATGGTAACACCAAGCTTGGTAAGCTAGCTGCTTGTCGTCTATTTAAACTGGATCCAGAATTCCAGAGCAATTGGGTTATTCTCTCCAGCATACATGCGGCAGAAAGCGAATGGGATAAGACACGGAAGTTAAGGGAAAGCATGAAGGGTGAGAATGTGAAGAAAGAGCCAGGGTGTAGTTGGATTGAGCTCGGTGATGGTGTACATGTATTCCACACGGCAGACAGGTCTCTTCCTCAGGTGCTTGAGATCCTCCAGACTCTGGAGGCACTGAACAAGGATTTGATCATCCTACATGTGGAGAGATGA